The genomic DNA TGCGCGGCTGGTGAGATTTCCGACGCGAGGCCGGGAAAAGACGCAGCCCGGGGCGCCCGATCACGCCAGGTAGGGGTCGGCCCAGGCGCTGATGACGCGCGCGGCGCGTGCGGCCTGGCCGCGCCCGGTGAGCAGGTGGTCGGCGCCCTCGAGCGCCACGAAGCTGCGCGGGTGCCGGGCCGCCTGGAAGATCTGGCTGGCGTTGCGGACGCCGACGGTGTCGTCGGTCGGGGAGTGCAGCACGAGCAGGGCCCGGCGCAGCGTCCGGATCCGCTCGTGCAGGTCCGCACCGCGGACGTCGTCGATGAAGTGCTGCCGCAGCGTGAGCGCCTTGCCGCCGACCAGGAAGGGCGCCTGGCCCTCGGCCTCGATCCGCTCGAGCAGCGCGTCGTAGTTGTGCTCGACGTGGCGGGGCTCGTACGGCGCCCCGATGCTCGCGACCGCGCGGACGCCCTCGGCGAGGTGCGCCGCGGCGATGACCGCCGCCCCGCCGAAGGAGTGCCCGACGAGGAGCCGGACCGGTCGCCCCGACTCCTCCATGAACCGGACGGCCGCCGCGGTGTCGAGGACCTTGCGGGAGAAGGAGCCGTCGCCCCAGTCGCCCTCGGAGTCGCCCAGGCCCAGGTTGTCGAAGCGGAGCACGCCGATGCCCTCGCGGGCGAGCTGCTTGGCGATCCGGCTGGCGGCGGGGGAGTCCTTGCCCAGCGTGAAGCCGTGCGACAGCACCGCCCAGCCCCGCACGGCGCCCTCGGGCAGGTCGACCGCCCCGCCGAGCGCCGGTCCGCCGGTGCTCGGGAACCTCACCTTCTCGGCCACGGACCGATCCTCGCAGGACCGGGGCTCCTCCTCGTCCGCGCGACACGGATCACAGGCCCAGGAGGGAAACCTTCGGGCCGCTCCGAGCGTTACCACAGGCGATGACTCCTCCGACGCTGACCCCTGCCCGCCGGCCGCGCCACGTGCTGCGCGCCGGCGGTCTCTTCGTGCTCGTCAGCGTGGTCTGCGGCCTGCTGGTCACGGCCGCCGCGCTGCCCCTCGTGGGCGGTGCGGCCTGGGGCGCCAAGGAGGCGCGCGAGGGCATGGCCAGCCTGCCGCTGGAGTTCGACGCCCCGGCGCAGAGCCAGCGGACGCGCGTGCTCGACGCCGACGGCAAGGTCATCGCCTACTTCTACGACCAGAACCGCGACTACGTCACCCTCGACGACATCGCGCCGGTCATGCGCACCGCGCTCATCTCGATCGAGGACCACCGCTTCTACGAGCACGGTCCGCTCGACGCCCAGGGCACGCTGCGCGCCTTCGTGACGAACCTCTTCGCCGGCGGCGTCACCCAGGGCGGGTCGACGCTGACCCAGCAGTACGTCAAGCAGGTCCAGGTCAACGCCGCCGCCCTCAAGGGCGACGAGTCCGGCGTCGAGGCCGCGACCGACAGCAGCTACCAGCGCAAGCTGCGCGAGCTGCGCTACGCGGTGTCGGTCGAGGACACCATGAGCAAGGACCAGATCCTCGAGCGCTACCTGAACATCGCCTACTTCGGCGGGGGCGCGTACGGCATCGAGGCCGCCTCGGAGCACTACTTCGGCACGAGCGCCGCCAAGCTCACGCTCCCGCAGGCCGCGATGCTGGCCGGGCTGGTGCAGAACCCCAACGGCTACGACCCGGTCGCCCACCCCGACGCCGGCATCCAGCGCCGCAACGTCGTGCTCGACCGGATGGCCGAGCTCGGCACCGCGAGCCAGGCGGCGGTGACCAAGGCCAAGAAGTCGAAGTTCGACGCCAAGGCCGGCGACGACGTCGCCAGCGGCTGCCAGAGCACCGACTACCCCTTCATCTGCGACTACGTGAAGCGCACCGTCCTGACGATGCCGAGCCTCGGCAAGACGGAGAAGGCCCGCGAGCAGGCGCTGATGCGCGGCGGGCTCACCATCCGCACCGCGATCGACCCGAGCACGCAGGACGCCGTCCAGAAGGCCGTCAGCGGCGCCGTCGGCGCCAAGGACCCGGTCATCGCCGCGATGGACATGATCGAGCCGGGCACGGGTCGCATCATCGCCATGGCGCAGAGCCGGCCGGTCATGGGCGCGAGCGCCAAGAAGGGCCAGACCTACTGGAACTACTCGGTCTCGCCCGAGATGGGCGGTGCCCAGGGCTTCCAGGCCGGGTCGACGTTCAAGGCGTTCACCGCCGCCGCGGCGCTCGAGCAGGGCGTGCCGCTCTCGCAGCGCTACGACGCGAAGGCCCGGATGGACTTCTCCGGGGCGCGCTTCGACTCCTGCGAGGGCAACGTCCCGATCGTGGGCGAGTTCCCAGTCTCCAACTCCACGGGCGTCAACGGCTCCATGGACATGTACCGCGCGGCCGACTTCAGCGTGAACACCTACTTCGTCCAGCTCGCCCTGGACGTCGGCATGTGCGACGTCACCAAGATGGCGGAGAAGCTGGGCGTGGAGTCCAACACCCCGGGACAGCCGATCAGCTCCTACGACTCGCTGCCGTCCTTCACCCTCGGCACCGCGGAGACCAACCCGCTGTCGGTGGCCAACGCCTACGCGACCTTCGCCTCGGGCGGCATCCACTGCGACCCGGTCATCGTGACCAAGGTGACCGACTCCTCGGGCAAGTCCCTGGAGGTGCCGGACGCGGGCTGCAAGCGCGTCATCTCCGAGGACGTGGCGAGCGCGATGGACTCGCTGCTCTCCAGCGTCGTCACGCGGGGGACCGGGGCGCGGGCCCGCACGGCCGACGGCCGCCCGCAGGCCGGCAAGACCGGCACCATCGACAGCAACGCGGCGGTCTGGTACGCGGGCTACACCCCGCAGGTCGCCGGTGCGGCGATGATCAGCATCGACAAGGAGCGGAAGACGCCGACGAGCCTCAAGGGCTACACCGTCCCGTCGACCAGCCTCTACCTCGAGGGCTCCGGCTCCGGCGACGCCGGGCGGCGCATCTGGAAGCCGGCCATGGAGCAGTACCTCCAGGGCAAGCCGGCCGAGGCGTTCCCGAGCCCGCCGGCCGACCTCGTCCGCGGACCATCGCCCTTCGGGCGCGGCCAGGGCACCGGCCAGGACGGCCGGGACGGCGAGTACGGCGCCGGGCAGCAGCCGGGTCCCGGCGGTCGCTGAGCAGGCTGCCCTCAGGCGTGGGCGGCTGACGCCCCGCTGAGGCTGCGGTAGAGGTCGAGGTGCCGCTCGGCCGCCGCGCGCCACGTGTAGCGGTGGGCCAGCCCGCCGCCACCGGGCAGCGGGCCGTCCTCGACCGACGCCAGCAGGGCCTCGGCCATCTCACCGGGGTCGCTGCCGTAGCGCACGTGCTCGCCCAGCACCTCGCGCAGCACCGGCAGCGGCCGGGCGACGACGGGCGCCCCGGCGGCCAGCGCCTCCAGGGCGGCGAGCCCGAAGCCCTCCTTGGTCGAGACGAAGCCGAAGGCCGCGCACCCGGCCACGAGGCCGGGCAGCAGCGCATGGTCGACGGGCCCGAGCACCTGCACCTCGACGTCCAGCTCGGCCGCGCGCGCGTCGAAGGCCGCGCGGTAGGCGCGGTAGTCGAAGAGCGTCTCCCCGCCGGCGATGACGAGCGAGAGGTCCGGCAGCCGGTCGCGGACCAGGGCGTACGCCTCGAGCAGGTCGAGGGTGCCCTTGCGCGGCTCGATGCCCCCCACCGCCAGCACGTAGCGACCGAACCGGCGCCGCCAGGGCGCGACCGCGGCCGGGTCGCCCGCGGCCGCGGCGAAGCGAGAAGCCTCCACCCCGTTCGGGATCACCACGGGCGCCAGCCCCCAGCCCGCGCGGACCTCGGCGGCGACGGACTCCGAGACGCACACGTGCGCGTACGGGCGCACGACGGCCCGCTCGTGGCAGGCGACGAGCTCCGGCGTCGTGACGGTGTCGAGGTGGTGGATCGTGCGGACGCAGCGCGGGACGGCGTTGGCGCTGATGCAGTCCTGCGCGTGGACGACGTCGTAGGCACCGCCGGCCTGCTCGTGCGCGGCGAGGGCGGCCCCGAGCACGGCGATGGAGCGCACGATGCGCTCGCCGACACCCTCACCCTCGAGATGAGGCAGAGGCACGACCTCGACGTGCACCTGAGGGTCCACCGGGCGGAAGAAGCCCCCGTCGCCGCCGCGGCCGAGGGTCCACACGGTCACGTCCACACCGAGCCCGGCGAGCGCCTCGGCCAGCGCGAGGGTGTGCACGACCCCGCCGCGCGGGCGGGTCGAGTAGGTGAGCAGGGCGACCCTCACCGAACCGATTCCGCCCACGTCCGGGTGCGGCCGGCCGTCGCGTACGCCGCGGGCCGCCGCTCGACGAGGTGGTGCAGCACCCGGCGGGCCCGGGCGACCTCCGCGGCGACGTCGAGCTCGACGGCGGCGAGGCCGCCCTTGGTGCCGGTCCGGGCCAGCGTCCGGCCTCCCGGGCCGACGACCTTGGCCTGCCCGAGGAAGCGGAGGTCGCCGAGCACGCCGGTCTGGTTGGACGAGACCCACACGACCTGGTTCTCCGCGGCGCGGGCCGCGTCGTAGATGTCGAAGAGCCGCGCCTGCCGGTCGTCGGCCAGCCGCGCGGCGCGGTCGGTGACGCTGGCCGGCCAGGCCGAGAGGGCCGCGACGAGCTGGGCGCCGTCGAGCGCGAGCGTGCGGGCCGACTCGGGGAAGGTCTTGTCGTAGTCGACGAGCAGCCCCATCCGCCCGACCGGGGTGTCGAAGGCCGCGAAGCCGTCGCCGGCCGCGTACGCCGCCGACTCCCCGACCGGCTGGTGGACCTTGCGGTGCCGCCCGAGCACCCCGTCCCCGCTCACGCAGACCGCGGTGTTGTAGCGGCAGCCGTCGTCGAGCTCGCAGAAGCCGAAGCACACCACCATGGACCCGGCCAGCCGACGGACGTGCTGGACCGCCTCGTCGTCCAGCGCGAAGGCGGGGGGCAGGTCCTGGGTCCCGGCCTCCCGGCCCGGCTGCAGGTCGGGCACGTAGCCGCCGATCGTCGCCCCGGGCAGCACCAGCAGGTCGGTGCCGTCGCGCCGGGCCCCGGCGACCAGGGCCTCGAGCTTGGCCAGGGTCCGCGCGACGTCCCGGCCGAAGTGGCCGGCCACCGCGCCGACGCGCGTCGGAGCCACGCGGCCTCAGGCCCGCGTCACGAGGTGAGCCGGAGGTGGCGCTGGGGGCGGGTGCCGGCGGCGGCCCGCGCCACCACGTGGTCGACCACGTGCTCGGCGTCGCGGGTGAGCCCGGCGAAGCGGCCGGAGCCCCAGGTGTGCAGCCACGGCAGCCCGAGGAAGTGCAGCCCCTCGACCGCAGTCACGCCGCGGTGGTGGCCGACCGCGCCGCGCCCGTCGAAGACCGGGACCCGCACCCAGCCGAAGTCGCTGGTGAAGCCGGTGGCCCAGACGACGGACGTGATCCCCGCGGCGCGGAGGTCGAGCGCGTCCGGCTCGGTCGGCGGTCGCCAGACGGGGACGTAGCGGGGCTCGGTGGGTGCCTCGACGCCGGTGGCGCCGACGTGCCGGTCGATCGCGTCCTTGATGCTCTCCGCGACCTGGTCGGCGTGG from Microlunatus sagamiharensis includes the following:
- a CDS encoding transglycosylase domain-containing protein gives rise to the protein MTPPTLTPARRPRHVLRAGGLFVLVSVVCGLLVTAAALPLVGGAAWGAKEAREGMASLPLEFDAPAQSQRTRVLDADGKVIAYFYDQNRDYVTLDDIAPVMRTALISIEDHRFYEHGPLDAQGTLRAFVTNLFAGGVTQGGSTLTQQYVKQVQVNAAALKGDESGVEAATDSSYQRKLRELRYAVSVEDTMSKDQILERYLNIAYFGGGAYGIEAASEHYFGTSAAKLTLPQAAMLAGLVQNPNGYDPVAHPDAGIQRRNVVLDRMAELGTASQAAVTKAKKSKFDAKAGDDVASGCQSTDYPFICDYVKRTVLTMPSLGKTEKAREQALMRGGLTIRTAIDPSTQDAVQKAVSGAVGAKDPVIAAMDMIEPGTGRIIAMAQSRPVMGASAKKGQTYWNYSVSPEMGGAQGFQAGSTFKAFTAAAALEQGVPLSQRYDAKARMDFSGARFDSCEGNVPIVGEFPVSNSTGVNGSMDMYRAADFSVNTYFVQLALDVGMCDVTKMAEKLGVESNTPGQPISSYDSLPSFTLGTAETNPLSVANAYATFASGGIHCDPVIVTKVTDSSGKSLEVPDAGCKRVISEDVASAMDSLLSSVVTRGTGARARTADGRPQAGKTGTIDSNAAVWYAGYTPQVAGAAMISIDKERKTPTSLKGYTVPSTSLYLEGSGSGDAGRRIWKPAMEQYLQGKPAEAFPSPPADLVRGPSPFGRGQGTGQDGRDGEYGAGQQPGPGGR
- a CDS encoding MSMEG_0565 family glycosyltransferase — encoded protein: MRVALLTYSTRPRGGVVHTLALAEALAGLGVDVTVWTLGRGGDGGFFRPVDPQVHVEVVPLPHLEGEGVGERIVRSIAVLGAALAAHEQAGGAYDVVHAQDCISANAVPRCVRTIHHLDTVTTPELVACHERAVVRPYAHVCVSESVAAEVRAGWGLAPVVIPNGVEASRFAAAAGDPAAVAPWRRRFGRYVLAVGGIEPRKGTLDLLEAYALVRDRLPDLSLVIAGGETLFDYRAYRAAFDARAAELDVEVQVLGPVDHALLPGLVAGCAAFGFVSTKEGFGLAALEALAAGAPVVARPLPVLREVLGEHVRYGSDPGEMAEALLASVEDGPLPGGGGLAHRYTWRAAAERHLDLYRSLSGASAAHA
- a CDS encoding alpha/beta hydrolase family protein: MAEKVRFPSTGGPALGGAVDLPEGAVRGWAVLSHGFTLGKDSPAASRIAKQLAREGIGVLRFDNLGLGDSEGDWGDGSFSRKVLDTAAAVRFMEESGRPVRLLVGHSFGGAAVIAAAHLAEGVRAVASIGAPYEPRHVEHNYDALLERIEAEGQAPFLVGGKALTLRQHFIDDVRGADLHERIRTLRRALLVLHSPTDDTVGVRNASQIFQAARHPRSFVALEGADHLLTGRGQAARAARVISAWADPYLA
- a CDS encoding carbon-nitrogen hydrolase family protein produces the protein MAPTRVGAVAGHFGRDVARTLAKLEALVAGARRDGTDLLVLPGATIGGYVPDLQPGREAGTQDLPPAFALDDEAVQHVRRLAGSMVVCFGFCELDDGCRYNTAVCVSGDGVLGRHRKVHQPVGESAAYAAGDGFAAFDTPVGRMGLLVDYDKTFPESARTLALDGAQLVAALSAWPASVTDRAARLADDRQARLFDIYDAARAAENQVVWVSSNQTGVLGDLRFLGQAKVVGPGGRTLARTGTKGGLAAVELDVAAEVARARRVLHHLVERRPAAYATAGRTRTWAESVR